Proteins encoded together in one Polypterus senegalus isolate Bchr_013 chromosome 16, ASM1683550v1, whole genome shotgun sequence window:
- the LOC120516790 gene encoding acylphosphatase-2-like isoform X3: protein MSRRMWGTWSRNCVFILTVLLIFAMSNLASSGKRLVSIDFEIFGRVQGVCFRMYTEDEGRKLGVSGWVKNTRQGTVTGQVQGPEEKVYAM, encoded by the exons ATGTCGAGGCGAATGTGGGGCACTTGGTCTAGGAACTGTGTTTTTATTCTCACTGTGTTGCTAATATTTGCAATGTCTAACTTAGCCAGTTCCGGCAAGAGACTGGTTTCGAttgattttgagatttttggTCGAGTGCAGG gTGTCTGCTTTAGAATG TACACAGAAGATGAAGGCCGGAAACTTGGAGTATCTGGATGGGTGAAAAATACTAGGCAGGGCACTGTAACTGGTCAAGTGCAAGGTCCAGAAGAAAAAGTATATGCCATGTAA